The Liolophura sinensis isolate JHLJ2023 chromosome 6, CUHK_Ljap_v2, whole genome shotgun sequence genomic sequence GCCTGGTTTTGCCGTGTCATATGTCTCATTCTTGAAGCTCTTGTTACTCAGTGGTCTTGACGTATAGCTGGGAACTCTGTAAGGACGACGAAATCTGTCTGGTCTGGGTGTTAGGGCTGACAGACGGTTAAAGTTGCGCACGTTCGCCCTGTCTCTTAATGGAGGTTTTGTTTGAGGATTAGGGATTGGGGATCGATTGGGTTTCCGCGGGTAGATAGGATTCCGGATCCTAGTTGGCACTTTTGGCGTCACCTTCACGATCTGTCTGCGAGGTGTCGTTGTCCCCACCGTGGGAGAAGGTATTCTGTGAAAAAGAGAAGGTGGGTTCCACCATGTTTCTGTACCTGAGTTATTGCCCTTATCATAGTCGTGTTCATAAAGCCGTGGTCCACCAAACTCCCCTTTCTGATTACGTCTCTCTTTGTCAAACTCCCTCTTTGACGAGTAGTTTTGTGATGTGCCTCTGGTAGAAAAACCTCTTCTTGCCTGCGGTCGCTTAGTAGTGAACTCTCTTGGTATTATAGGCCTTCGTGTTGTTTTCCAGCGGCGTCTCCCTGGATAATGGACATCGCTCCTCTGAGTCGGCCTGGAGGTAGATATCGTTGGTCTGGGCCGCTCGGTGAAGGGTTTCCTCCGGTTAGAACGAGACCAGGGACTAGGCGTAGTGGTTCCTCTAGAATCAAACGTCCGACCTGAGAGTCCCGAACCACTGTGGATTCTAGAACGATCACGGGAGTCCACTAATATGTTTGGCCTGGGGGATATCGGTATGAAGCGTTTATTCGCACGTCTTAAGGTGTCGACAAGCGGCTTGGTTACTCCGGATTTCTTTCTCACACGATTCTTTTTGGAACCATGATTTGCGTTATGGTTTGAAAGGACGTTGCGATTGCTGTATTTTGACCTCGGACCCCCCTGGTATTTTGACCTCGGGTCTCCCTGGTATTTTGATGTAGATAGAGGCAGGATGTTCCTTAGCGTAGTGGTTAACATGGGGTTGTTTTGATGCACACGGGGATAACGACTCTTTGGTGCCATTATTGTCCTGTCTTGGCTTGGGTAGTTATGGCGCTCCTTAACAGGAGGTCTGATGGCGGGCGAGCCTTGCCTTGCCACGGGAGAACTACAGGTAAAGTCAGATTGGCCCAGGGATAGAATCTGAAAGACATAAGGCATGGGTACGTGCACATAATAGATCGCCTTTACCTAGGGCATTTTTGGTAAATGTACAGAGTTCAAATGTGGTAAATATATAGAGTTCaaatgtgataaatgtacaGAGTTCAAGTGTGGTAAATGTATAGTGTTGTTGTGACTACATTCTATACCCTGTAGACCAGTTCATAGGTGGACATACCATTTATAAGCAATCTTGgtttatcatttatttgtaaCCATGACAATCAATAACACTCGTAATACGACAACTTTATCAAGGAATTAACTATTTTATCACAGACTGATTGGTTTATCTGAACTCGCTTGAGTAGAATTGCTTTAATGTGAGAAGTCATGTAACCAGGATAATGGTGTGTGCTTTGGATGGCCGTGAAATACTCCTGATGGTATTGGTATCTTAGGTATGCTACTGTGTTTAACATATACGAAATCCTGTAGTGTTATATCCCCAAACCATCCTCAGCATATATTAACTTTGATATCACACTCACTCGCTGTCCCCTAAGCTCTCTGGGCTGGTCGCATGCCAGTTGATCTGCATCTGCCAGCTGGAGCTGCCAGATGGGGACGAGATATCGAAACCAAGACAAGTGACAGTCACACAGCCACGGATTCTTCACCAGACTTAACTCCCCTCCTGTGGCCATGCTGTTGCTGATGTCACTGTGAAGACTCTTAAGTCGATTCTCAGCTAACGATAAGTGTTTCAGGCGTAGTCCAAAAGATGGGGATGCCTTCACTTCGGAGAGGTTATTTCTGCTTAAATCCAAATGACTGAGTGAAGAACTCGGGAAGAGACTGTTCATGTTAACATAATGGATGGAATTTCCACTGAAATTAGCCCTAACCAAATTAGGAATTTCATGGAAAAGATCCTTCATCAGTAACGATAAGCGGTTTTGTTGTGCGTTTAATTCGTCAAGACGTGTAAGGCCTTTCAACACAGTGCCAGATAGATCCTTCAGCTGGTTATAACCAACATTTAAATGACGAACATTTTTTAAGGAAGAAAATATTCCACCCCGAAGGGAGGAAAGCAAATTGTTATTCAAAAGCAGCGTGTTCAGTTGTTGTTGAGAATGGAAGGCTTTGCCATCGATGAATGTGATGTGGTTAAAAGCCAGGTTGAGGAATTTCAAATGAGGAACAGTGCGGAAGCTCTCACCGGTTATTGACGATATCTGGTTATGTTGAAGGTTTAACCAAGTCAGCTGTGACACAAATCTACTGAGAGAAACTGCTAAAGAACTATGCTCaattgcatgtattttatttctagCTAGATTTAGCTCCCTTAGCTTTCTCAATCCTGAAAACGTGCCGTTGACTAAATCCGTTATTCCGTTTCCAGATAAATCCAGTTTCTCCAAGGCATTGAGATCTTTGAAGTTTTCTCTGGAAACTGTATCTAGGTTATTGTTCGAAAGATCCAGTATTTTCAGGGCAGACGGCCGACCAAAAACATCTCTGGCGATCAGAATCAGTTTGTTGCCGGCCAGATTTAGCTCCGTCAGTTTGGGCGTCCCGTGAAATGTTCCTGCTGGTATTGCACCGATGTTGTTATAGCTGAGGTCTAACCTACGGAGACTGTGGAAAGAGTTCAGGGTTCGGGCGTGTATTCGGATTATCCGATTTCCTGACAAGGACAGATCTGACAACATCCTAACCACGGTGAGACTTCCAGGCCCCAGGCTACGTAACCTGTTACCATTCATCGACAGCTTCTGCAGCTGAAGGGCATGGGAGAACCAATCTGACTGAATGCCATCAAACATATTGTCATCCATGGATAACTCTCGGAGATGGCGGTTTCTGGCAAACACAGTTCTCGGTAAATACGTCAGGTTATTGGAGGACAAATCCAAAATTTCGAGATTCCTTAGTGAATGAAATGTGTCTATATCCAGAGATCGAATCTGATTTTCATCTACGTAAAGTTTCTTCAACCTGGGCACGTTGTCCAACAGACCAGACGGGAGGATGTGAAGACCGTTTTTGGACAGCCTTAGCTCTTCTAAATGATACAGTCCTTGGAATGTTTGAGTTTCCAACGATTTCAGGTTGTTATTCTGCAGATTTAACAAAACCAAGTTTGGCAAGTACTCAAATTCGGCCGGACTTATATACCTGACGTCATTCCCAACAATGGACAGCTCCAGTAAATCACGTGAACGCATGAAGGCGCTCTTTCTGATTGTGGACAGCTGATTGTTTGAGTGTATAGCTGTTCCTCGAGCGGCAATACTGCTTGGTTTGTGGGGATGACCATAGGAAATGGAGTCACGTGACTGATTGGACTGCCCTTCCTCCCCAAAAATTGACAGCCGAATGATATCTGCAATATAAAGGTTAACAACTGAGACTTTTGATTGGTCCAATACACAGCATATGTTTTTGCCAATATCAATCATCGTTAGGGATTACATGGAATAGATATGACTTTATATACTTGGATTTCAGTGTAGGAAACCAGATCTATTTGTGGTATTCGCTAACATATTCAGAATTCTctaatttaaacttttaaaatcaaGACGAAAGAGATTCTTCGACAGTTTAAATATTTCTATGCTTACTGTGTTATGCTCTTGCTTAAAGGGAAAAGAAATAGTCCACTTCTTAAGACAAGTCTAACAGTAACAAGTAATCATTCTGAAAGATGATTTAACGTAGACAGCGTTTGACCAGACTTTCAAGAAACTGTATCAGCTCAGTTGACAAGAATTTACCAGCCTGCAGGCCTATGATCGGCATTCTGTGTATGTAAGCTTCATGCTGAAAATCTTTGCTTTACGTGCGATTCTGAAGATTTGGAAGAGTATTTTTAACCAACGTTTTATTAACAAGTAGTAAAAGAGGTCAGTACGGCCTGGTGGTGGAGCTATAAAACCTCTCAGGGAGAGTGAGATATCCGAGACGGTAGATACGGGAAAATCTGATTAATCCTAACTCTATTTTGCCAGCGTGGAGAGTCAATGTGCCAAGTCGGGTGCTAATCCGGCATCAGCACTGCACCACGGCGAGGTGTAGGTAACTAGCCATCTAGGCTATATAATGTACTTAGGCATAAAATGTTGGAGGTATTTAATCATAAGGATATGTACCTCAGACTGTCTGTTATCACTTAGCAAGTCAGTGCACGGAGAGGCGATGATAACGAGGCGTTTTTACCTGGGCTGATACATAACGCTCCCCTAATCATATACGCTAACCCATGTAGTCTGTGACTATAAATACGTAACTAAACGACTGTATCTAAAATGGCTGCGTGGGAACAGGCACATTTACCCGGGGAGTTGCTTCTTGCTTCAATGGTAAAGAAGATTTTaggtttttaatttatttatttatttgattggtatttcacaccgtactcaagaatatttcacttatccgaaggcggccagcattatgatgggaggaaaccgggtagagcctgagggaaacctacgaccattcacaggttgctggtagaccttcccacgtagggcggagaggaagccaccatgagctcacagcgaccgtactggtgaaaggctcgtgcgccgcgctggcgtgctaaccatctcggccgCAGAGACCCCAAGTTTTCACACAAGAATaattaaacatgtaaacattatgaCAGATGCTTTTATGGCGTTAGCCTTTGATTTAATGACCCTGAAATGATAGTACTGGAAAAGTGCCAACGTGTGAAGAACATCCTTGGCATGGATATTCCATCTTATGCAAGTGATAATCAACACGGGTTCGTCAGACGTCTGTAGTTAAATCATTCTGCAATTTGTTGTAATTAACAACCGTGTGGCACCTTGTTTATGTCCCGAGAAGTCGTTACACTCGTAGGGTAAACTATACCCTTTTTTCTTTGGGTTAGAACTCCAAATCTGTCTACAGCCAACTAGATTTGCTTGCCGTTCGCTGTATAAACTGTACTAAAAGCGGCATCTAGCGGAACTCTAATGAGATTTAactgtgtacatttaaatgagGATAACAGTGGTGTTAGCAGAGCTCTGCAGATGACCGGCTCGTCTGAACTAATGACCTACTGCTGGCCTGCCAAACAAACCCGATCTCTGCTAAAAGCTATGCAGCTGTCATCCATGTTGAGAATCCTGTTGACTTACGAACATAAAGATACAATAACGAAATGTTTACGGTACTGTTCAAAAACCTGAAtgcaattttatatttttctgaaaacgCAAACCATCATATGTCGCATATTGTTACATGATGTaacaattttgtcatattatGTTACGCGTTTGGCATGGTCATAATTAGGTCTGACTTGATGAACAATAGAACTGCTAACTGTTACAGGGAATAATTCAGTAGGAACATAATGATAACAATAAAACATAATCTCGCACGGGAATTCAGAGTGTAACAATATTAGATCATGAAACTAGGTCATTGCTACATGCGCAGTGCCACACCAAAAGCTGGCGCAATTATCCAGAGAGACCAGACATATGGGGAGCTTGAAATCGTCCTCTGGCCAGTTTATATCATTGTTCTACTGTGTTAGCGCGAGCTTGGCCTCCATTGCCATATACCCACGACTCTTGTGATTCCTGAAGTAATaatgtaaatgtctgtgttcTATGCCACAAATTCTCAACTCGAGTGTTCATACTCTTTGTCTCATACACCACGCACGCCCCAATTTTCCCCACCACGAAACAGTTACAACAAATCTGACTCCCTGATGTTTACCGGTGTAGGTCACGAGAAAAGACAATTAGAGTCATCTCTTGCTGGTTACGATGCTCGTTGTCAGTTTGTTATTTGACTGCTCTTGTATGTGGCACTGAAGAACAGTTCACTTCTATGACAGTTTGCGTTATGGGCTCAACCGTCCAACACATCGGGGAAAAAACTCCATGCTTCTCGGAGTTGTGACCTAGGTCTAAAAAGGGCAAGGGACAGGTGTTCCAGACGAACAAGACAATTCTAAAACAATGGGGGTATTGGGGAATATTTTATTCCAAGCCGTGATCTTCGGTGGAATCAATATAAAGGTCGGATGAATTATACGTATTGGTGAAGTAAGAAGAATTctaatctatgcatcgaaagagacattcgtaaaCCAGTCGTCAACGAATAAGAACGTTCTAGGCCACTAATCACGAGGCCAACTCCCAAAATGACGTATGACAcgaaccaccaaagaactaagaaagtatataaaatacgacaaataggacagaatcatgcaaagagaagcaatccacagttttcaataatattGGAAAGAGGCAAAGAATGTTAGGCGACggagtaaaatcagtattcaaatcgtgtaccatgctagaatatcaatTGTCGATAACAAACTATGTATACCAGTTTTATTGCTTTATTGCAACTGTTGAAATATCCAACGTGacgatttaattcaacacgatgaatatccGTTTCCTGGcctcgggttaagcggaattagacataaTCCCGAAGCAGAGCGTCCagagagattctggacgctctgtctatatttactAACGAGACAATTATACTCATTCTAAAACTTAGGAAActtgaattaaaaaaagtttGATGAAATACCCTCGACACACAAGTGTTTGTAGTAATGACTTGTGGCGTGGACTGAAATCgccacacaacacgcaggatctaacaaatgccacaaggcgagatatgttcacgccatatgcaggacccttcggtatattgctgtccaagagaggataatttacagtgtcaaaattgaaactctCCTACTTTGTCCTAAAATCTGCGAGAGGAGAAATCGTTTTGGTCCTGCACAAACcgacaacaaaatatttgtaagaTAATCCAGCCCTGGTGTTGTGTAGGGTTTGTTTTTGGAGTACCTCCAACAAACAGTCGTGGTCTTTCAAATACCATGgctgttttttttccaaaatacaAATTCAATTGATACCAATGCATGCATTCTTTAACCAGACGTGTATCACACATATAACACTTACCTGAAGGTATGGACGAAGGCAGGTCTACCAACCCCATACACATCATGTCCCGGCCGGAAACGGCCCGGCTAGACCCGGACGAAAAGTCTCTCCGGAACCAATGACCTTGATCAATGGCGTTTTCCAACATCCGGATATCAGCCGGAGACTTGAGGTCCTCCCACCGTCTCAGCAGTTCATGTCCGGGCCGGATCTGCGAACAACGACAAGCCAAGGGACACTGCATCGGCCTGTTGGTGTCCGGGGACATCTTCTGGGGAGGGCTGTGTCTATAATTCTGGGTCGCCACAGTGGAGGTCAGCAAAACTAGTCCTAAACATGCCCACATCCCTGGGTAAGCCGCCTCCATTCTGGACGAATAAAACAACCGTCACACTTTGTTCACGTTCACTTCACTTTTTGTGCTCAGCTAacatgttgtcatggtattGCTTTCCAAATTCCAGAGACGCCAGCAAAGTTTGGTGGAAAACCATCAATATGTGCATATGCCTACATCATGCGCTTGATTGGGCTTATTTTTCTTGCGCTCTAAATTCCCCAGCTCTTTTGAGAGTTTTTGTGATGGTGTGTAGAGACTCTCAGAGTAAATGAAGCGTTCTCCTGTATACAGTTACACCATTGCACTGTCGGTAATAGAAATGCTTACTGGGATATTTTTGAAGCTGCCCAGCGTAGAGAAATTTTAGCCCTTAAAGGCCGCGCGGCAAATGAAAGAACCACTGAATCCTTGTGTAATAAAGCAGAATATATGGAGCCAGTAGCGGGGCATAGCACAGCGGGGAATTCCACGGGGCTCCTGTTATATCAACAATTCTTCGGGTCTCATAAGTCCGGAGGCCTCCCCTAAAACATTTATCACTGAGGGTATTCCCGAGATCTGCCTGTCGTCGATGCCTGCGTCGAGAAAACAGCTATGTGGTACCAGATCTACGGCCAATCCGCACAACACCATGCAGGCAATCTCCAGATTCTACCATTCACGGGCCAACAATCTCAGTAGTTCTATGCCTTCCCAAGCACGTCACTGTAAATAATGTGCCTTCTGACAGAGATCGGAACCTGcacaagaagaaaacataaagtcAGTCCAGAATAATGTTTCTTTTCGACCTTTCTGGATGAAAGTAGTTTAATAGTACTTGTCATCATGCTGTTCGAGCCCCAAAAGTAAACCGACCCTAAAAAAAACGCACATGGTTGGTGCAGGCGTTACAGGTATTTGGTGGATGAAAAGGGAACGATAAATCTGACATCCTTGGTGACATTAACTGATGGTGGAACAGACACATGCAATGCAAAGCGCACATGTCTGCCAAAGGTTAATTACAGATTAATGGATTGAGAAAGGATCAGTCCGTGCATGTGGGCGAGTAtacatttactgtgtttaaCATATATCGGCTAACATGCAGCGACATCAGCACTTGGGTTTTACATTGAAGTTTGTTAACTAACCGTGTTAAACCAGTGTACCTCCTTTCatttaaatgataatttatggGACAAATGTGACTACTGCACTTCACACGCCGCTGCTTTTCGATATGTTTTAGCTTTTCTACTGTTCTCAAGAGGATAAAACTCGAAACCAGGCAGTGAAACAGCGTGTCCTTTCCTCAGAGACCTTTCAGTCTCGTATCCTGTCTCCATGTTTTCCAAAGCTTGGTTCAGAAACGCTTATCTCGCCCGAATTAACTAAAACTTGAAAAGTTTACGGTTTACGGTCTGAAGATTTCCATTTATAATTCTCAGTAGCACGTCAGGGATACCATGTACAGCGTCATATACGTACGATGTTAGCAGTTCCTACCCGATAAACCAGCCACCAGTTCCCACCCGATAAACCAGGCCAACAGCCTTGTACAACTTATTCCATCAAGTCGTCATTGAGGCTTATGGTAATGCTTATATAGGTCAGCATAAACATCGGCTTATTTATCGCTGAAATAGTTTGAAAATTTAAGCACTtggcagaaaaaaatatttttttatttctaacatCAAATTTAGACAGATGAAAGCATTTACAGATTGAACCAAGAGTACATTGAAGTGGCAGTGTGTATGGGCTGACGCACTGCATGGAGTTGTGGTGTTATGAAAGCGCAGGGCCTGTACATAAAACaaacgtaggcctatatgtggtCCACAAATCTTGTATTCACTCTTGTGCAACCTTTATAGACAGAAATGTGAAGAgtgaaaaaataactttttctgGACTATAAAGGAGCTttaggtggggggggggggagtgttgAGGTTGGTGGGGgatgtttgatttgatttgattggtgttttacgccgtactcaagaatatttcacttatacgacggcggccagcattatggtaaacATGCCACTTGAAGCACTGTAATGATCTTTGCATCAAAGACTCGGTAAAGCTGATGCTTGACGAAGTTGTTCAGCTTTCTGTCAGAGTAGCCAATATTACTGCCTGTTCAATTCCATCTGTTCGAGACCTGGGGAAACTTTGAAACACGTCAAAGTTGTTTACACAGTACAGCAGACCTACCCTTATGTTGTTTATATTGTTAAGTTTTCTTAGCGAACCTTCCAGCTTAACCCGACCACTGAGGCCAATTATTTTTCGCCTAGCTGTAACATGTAGGAAAACAGAACGGGCAACCCTGGGTGATACAAACATAACAACGCGGTAATACGGCAAGTGTCAGCTCCGCGACATAGCCTGACTTGTGATAACAAAGTTGAGTCGTGTTTTATAATGAGAATTTTCTCCGCTTTTCCCCGGTCGGACATACAGAGCTGAGATTTACTGTGGTTTTATTGCAGGATCGGAAACTGTATACAAgaataaacaacagaaataaagCCGATTTTTATCGCCATCTGCTGTACGTATACTTCATGTTTACAAAGAACTGTCAAGAATTACAATAGACTCTCTCATTCGGAGTGAGGCAATTTAGTGCCTGTTCCCACAGTTATATATcaatgacacattttgttaaGAGGCTGCAATCCACAAAACACAGGACTACACCGAGATGAAAGTTCAATAGAAGGATGTGGTTTTGTGAAACTAGAAAAAGTTTGTccgaagaatgaatgaatgattatggtttaacgccacatcggcaatatttcagccatatcgtgtcCGAAGACAAAAAGACTATGACATATCCTATATTTTCAGTTTAAGTCTCACATGATTCCCGAACCACCAATCCACCAAAGTACGTTAAGAATTAGCTGAGGATGAATATTCTCTGTtcagttatttatgtatttgatcggGGTGTAATGCTGTTCTGGCTCTTGAGTGGAAGAAACCCCGCCAGGTACCTTATAAACGTGTATACAGGGTTAATGGCATGCCTTAGTCCGCGCAATGGCGATTGTGACTCAAGCTGACTTCACCACTGTTCTCTTGTAACGAATGAGTACTACTGTACAAGTTTGCCTCTAAAGGTCATATAACAGACGACTGGAATAAACGGCAGAGGACATAACTTTTATTACTTCCGATGGGAAAGGTACCCCGGCCATTGTGGTAGCCTAGCCAGAGTCA encodes the following:
- the LOC135467597 gene encoding uncharacterized protein LOC135467597, which gives rise to MEAAYPGMWACLGLVLLTSTVATQNYRHSPPQKMSPDTNRPMQCPLACRCSQIRPGHELLRRWEDLKSPADIRMLENAIDQGHWFRRDFSSGSSRAVSGRDMMCMGLVDLPSSIPSDIIRLSIFGEEGQSNQSRDSISYGHPHKPSSIAARGTAIHSNNQLSTIRKSAFMRSRDLLELSIVGNDVRYISPAEFEYLPNLVLLNLQNNNLKSLETQTFQGLYHLEELRLSKNGLHILPSGLLDNVPRLKKLYVDENQIRSLDIDTFHSLRNLEILDLSSNNLTYLPRTVFARNRHLRELSMDDNMFDGIQSDWFSHALQLQKLSMNGNRLRSLGPGSLTVVRMLSDLSLSGNRIIRIHARTLNSFHSLRRLDLSYNNIGAIPAGTFHGTPKLTELNLAGNKLILIARDVFGRPSALKILDLSNNNLDTVSRENFKDLNALEKLDLSGNGITDLVNGTFSGLRKLRELNLARNKIHAIEHSSLAVSLSRFVSQLTWLNLQHNQISSITGESFRTVPHLKFLNLAFNHITFIDGKAFHSQQQLNTLLLNNNLLSSLRGGIFSSLKNVRHLNVGYNQLKDLSGTVLKGLTRLDELNAQQNRLSLLMKDLFHEIPNLVRANFSGNSIHYVNMNSLFPSSSLSHLDLSRNNLSEVKASPSFGLRLKHLSLAENRLKSLHSDISNSMATGGELSLVKNPWLCDCHLSWFRYLVPIWQLQLADADQLACDQPRELRGQRILSLGQSDFTCSSPVARQGSPAIRPPVKERHNYPSQDRTIMAPKSRYPRVHQNNPMLTTTLRNILPLSTSKYQGDPRSKYQGGPRSKYSNRNVLSNHNANHGSKKNRVRKKSGVTKPLVDTLRRANKRFIPISPRPNILVDSRDRSRIHSGSGLSGRTFDSRGTTTPSPWSRSNRRKPFTERPRPTISTSRPTQRSDVHYPGRRRWKTTRRPIIPREFTTKRPQARRGFSTRGTSQNYSSKREFDKERRNQKGEFGGPRLYEHDYDKGNNSGTETWWNPPSLFHRIPSPTVGTTTPRRQIVKVTPKVPTRIRNPIYPRKPNRSPIPNPQTKPPLRDRANVRNFNRLSALTPRPDRFRRPYRVPSYTSRPLSNKSFKNETYDTAKPGANPPYDQKQPAVRPYVLTTLKPKQTLRPKFPNVYPRGTSTSTTIFPPKVVTQKTRKTTDTRRKESVLLGCRFQSKWRLHFDKALIRRHKSEVKNYHVTVLNSRRKPTCNAVLLTDWWILTTASCVEKNLANPGKLRDPSWSPNYHVKIGLRELNKATGIVVHPAYLSRRSQDHDFALLKLKYDSLMTKAFTPPCVMSSAWFQGRSAWVVPGVASARFDSKKPRSNLQTMAVKVWETDCDKNPASCLRITNKDLNSESAFTDGAPLYLGYSKSRWSLVGLGRSSTTATTVKLKLSSHEETLTTELELSPHEETLTAELKLSSHEETLTAELKLSSHEETITAELKLSSHEETLTAELHLSSHEETLPKELELSSHEETLTTELLSSHEETLTAELDLSPHEETLPTELERSSHEETLTTELQLSSHEEMLTTELLSSHEETLTAELDLSSHEETLTTELELSSHEETLTAEQELSSQEETLTTDLELSSHEEMLTIELHLSSH